The following proteins are encoded in a genomic region of bacterium:
- the amrS gene encoding AmmeMemoRadiSam system radical SAM enzyme, with amino-acid sequence MKEALFYECLENKKVKCRLCFHECKIDENKEGLCIARRNIAGKLIASTYGELVAANLDPIEKKPLYHFHPGEEILSVAANGCNLDCPFCQNADISRGKTSSRYVPPEKLIEIASERRSKGIAYTYTEPLIWFEYLLDSSRIAHEQGLYNVIVSNGTINEKPLTELLPYIDAANIDIKGDNEFYRKVLKGDMNSTLRTIRTLYRAGVHTEVTLLLVPGGNDSVEQINEVISFIESLDLRIPFHISRYFPHNQYPAPPTPEETMLRAYGQTKGRLLYAYLGNIAFEHDNNTYCPSCGALLIERAGYSVNIIGVEEGRCSSCKRKADVVV; translated from the coding sequence GTGAAAGAAGCTCTTTTTTACGAGTGTTTGGAGAATAAGAAGGTCAAATGTCGGCTGTGTTTTCACGAATGCAAGATTGACGAAAATAAAGAAGGCTTATGCATCGCAAGGCGCAACATCGCAGGAAAACTCATCGCCTCGACCTATGGAGAACTTGTAGCAGCCAATCTCGATCCTATTGAAAAAAAGCCTTTGTATCACTTTCATCCCGGCGAAGAGATATTGTCCGTTGCAGCAAACGGCTGTAATCTTGACTGCCCTTTCTGTCAGAATGCTGATATATCAAGGGGAAAAACCTCATCCAGATATGTTCCGCCAGAAAAACTGATTGAGATCGCCTCGGAGAGACGCTCAAAGGGAATCGCTTACACATACACAGAACCTTTAATATGGTTCGAATACCTGCTCGATTCATCAAGGATTGCGCACGAACAAGGTCTTTACAATGTGATTGTCTCCAACGGAACAATAAATGAAAAACCTTTGACAGAGCTTCTCCCCTATATAGATGCCGCCAATATTGATATTAAAGGGGATAACGAGTTTTACCGAAAAGTACTGAAAGGCGACATGAATTCAACATTAAGAACTATCCGGACGCTTTACAGGGCTGGGGTTCACACAGAAGTTACTCTTTTGTTGGTTCCTGGCGGAAACGATTCCGTCGAACAGATCAATGAAGTAATTTCGTTCATCGAATCGTTGGACCTGCGGATCCCTTTTCATATATCGAGATACTTTCCTCATAACCAGTATCCTGCTCCTCCAACTCCTGAGGAAACAATGCTTCGTGCTTACGGGCAGACTAAGGGGCGTCTTTTATATGCATATCTCGGTAATATTGCATTTGAGCATGACAACAACACTTATTGTCCTTCTTGCGGCGCATTACTTATAGAAAGAGCAGGATATAGCGTAAATATCATTGGCGTAGAAGAAGGGCGCTGTTCATCATGCAAGAGAAAAGCTGACGTAGTAGTATGA
- a CDS encoding Gx transporter family protein, giving the protein MPLHTETRPQKNKGGKKVGGNENHLNKRDGEKTITQSINGTIELSPRQRNLALLAGLSAALYTVENLIPLPIPWLRIGIGNVGVLLALYVLTPLDGFFVLLIKIIIGSLLSGRFLSPFFLFALGAGVPSYWIMAGMKKLLGRVFGPVGISVIGAVAHNLLQLAVAYFLLMNSLKLLYLIPVLVLIGTLSGLLVGSITKSTLRHMHINVDNSKA; this is encoded by the coding sequence ATGCCACTACATACTGAAACTCGCCCGCAAAAGAACAAAGGCGGTAAAAAAGTCGGGGGCAACGAAAATCATCTGAACAAAAGGGATGGCGAAAAAACAATTACACAGAGTATTAACGGCACGATAGAGCTTTCACCCAGACAACGAAATCTGGCTTTACTGGCAGGACTCTCGGCAGCGCTGTATACGGTCGAAAACCTTATACCGCTGCCGATTCCCTGGCTAAGGATAGGCATAGGCAACGTTGGGGTTCTTCTGGCTCTGTATGTTCTTACTCCTCTGGACGGTTTTTTCGTACTCTTGATAAAAATAATCATAGGGTCTTTGCTTTCCGGTAGATTTTTGAGCCCTTTCTTTTTATTTGCTCTCGGTGCGGGAGTACCCTCGTACTGGATTATGGCTGGTATGAAAAAACTTCTGGGCAGGGTTTTCGGACCCGTAGGCATCAGTGTGATTGGAGCGGTTGCTCACAATTTATTACAGCTTGCCGTTGCGTATTTCCTTTTGATGAACAGCCTAAAGTTATTATACCTCATACCCGTGCTTGTATTGATAGGAACTCTTTCAGGTTTACTCGTGGGTTCAATAACGAAATCCACACTGCGTCATATGCACATAAACGTTGACAATTCTAAAGCATAA
- a CDS encoding acetyl ornithine aminotransferase family protein yields the protein MPKVEIKNLPGPKFKALVQKEEKYISPSYTRDGFYSIAAERGEGVKLWDVDGNCFLDFAAGIAVCSTGHCHPKVVDAIKEQASKLLHMSGTDFYYPSQVDLAAKLAEITPGSGNKKVFFSNSGAEAIEAAMKLSRYKTRRPYWIAYYGAFHGRTFGALSLTGSKAVQRAHFAPLVPHVVHVPYPDCYRCVFHETFPKCNLNCLHYIQDVVFKREVHPEEIAGFFIEPIQGEGGYNIPPSGYMKELKKLLESKGIFFIDDEIQAGMGRTGRMFAIEHEDVLPDIVVIAKGIASGMPLGATVASSKIMDWEPGSHASTFGGNPVSCSAAIATIDLLEKGLVENASKVGAYLLSKLEELVSRWDILDHARGRGLMIGVEIVKSKDTREGWPEKRNAIVRQAFMRGLIILGCGASGIRLIPPLVVTKEDSDEALSIFEDTLKEVFKR from the coding sequence ATGCCAAAAGTCGAAATAAAGAACCTTCCAGGACCGAAATTCAAGGCCCTAGTACAAAAGGAAGAAAAGTATATTTCTCCATCCTACACGAGGGATGGTTTTTACTCTATTGCAGCCGAACGTGGCGAAGGTGTCAAATTATGGGACGTTGACGGGAACTGTTTCCTTGATTTCGCAGCGGGTATAGCAGTGTGTTCAACAGGCCATTGTCATCCGAAAGTCGTTGATGCAATTAAGGAGCAGGCTTCGAAGCTCCTTCATATGTCAGGGACAGACTTTTACTACCCTTCACAGGTCGATTTAGCCGCCAAACTTGCCGAGATAACACCCGGTTCCGGGAACAAGAAGGTTTTCTTCTCCAACTCAGGCGCCGAAGCTATTGAGGCAGCCATGAAATTATCACGATACAAGACGCGCAGACCATACTGGATAGCCTATTACGGCGCATTTCACGGCCGGACTTTCGGCGCTTTATCCTTGACCGGTTCAAAAGCGGTACAAAGGGCCCATTTTGCTCCATTGGTTCCGCATGTTGTTCATGTACCTTATCCAGATTGTTATCGCTGCGTTTTTCACGAGACTTTTCCCAAATGTAATCTGAATTGTCTTCACTACATCCAGGATGTGGTCTTTAAGCGTGAAGTTCATCCGGAAGAGATTGCCGGGTTCTTTATTGAACCCATTCAGGGTGAAGGCGGTTATAACATACCGCCTTCAGGATACATGAAGGAATTAAAGAAACTGCTTGAAAGCAAAGGCATTTTCTTTATTGACGATGAGATTCAGGCCGGAATGGGCAGAACAGGCAGGATGTTTGCCATTGAGCATGAGGACGTTCTTCCCGATATCGTCGTAATTGCGAAAGGAATCGCTTCCGGCATGCCTCTGGGCGCGACTGTCGCTTCTTCAAAGATAATGGATTGGGAGCCAGGTTCACATGCATCCACGTTTGGTGGAAACCCTGTTTCTTGCAGTGCGGCTATAGCCACCATCGATCTCTTAGAGAAAGGTCTTGTCGAGAACGCATCAAAGGTTGGAGCCTATCTCCTTTCAAAGCTCGAAGAACTAGTTTCGCGCTGGGACATTCTAGATCACGCTCGCGGCCGAGGCCTTATGATTGGCGTTGAAATCGTGAAATCAAAAGACACTCGTGAAGGGTGGCCCGAAAAGCGTAACGCAATCGTCAGGCAGGCTTTCATGCGAGGACTTATCATCCTCGGTTGCGGAGCCTCAGGAATCCGCTTGATACCGCCTCTTGTTGTCACTAAAGAAGACTCCGATGAGGCTTTATCTATTTTCGAGGATACGCTGAAAGAGGTTTTTAAGAGATAG